In Flavobacterium praedii, the DNA window TGGCTCAAGATATTTTGAAGGGCAGTGATCTGAGTACCGTAAGAGTAGATTATTTATCGGATGGAGATATATCCAAGATAAAATCGCAACTGCAAAGTAATAATGTTTCGATAGATCAAGCGGAGTCTATGGCGCTTTCTAAAGGTATGAGTGCTACGGAATTTGCTAAATTGAAAAAGAGGTTAGCTGTACCAACCAAAACGATATCCAAACAAAAGAAAAATGATTTGGATGCGGACCAAAATAATAGTGAAGAAAGTGAGCGAAAGCAAGAAAAAATAGAAAACATTAAAGTAAAAGACAGTTTAAATTCACTTGTTTTTGGCTCTGAGTTGTTTGACAATCCCACTTTGAATTTTCAACCTAACTTAAAATTGGCTACTCCTGTAAATTATGTTTTAGGCCCTGGTGATGAATTGCAAGTAAGTGTAAATGGCGTGCAAGAATTTGATGATACCGTACCCGTAACTGTTGAAGGAAAAGTCAATATTCAATATGTTGGACAGATTGCAGTGTCTGGAATGACCATTGAAGCTGCCACTCAAAAAATTAAAGGAGCTATTTCTAGAATTTACAGTACCGTTCGTTCGGGGCAATCACAAGTTAGCATAAGTTTGAGTCGTATTCGTACTATTAAGGTGACTATTATCGGTAGCAAGCAACCTGGAAATTATTCTATTTCATCCCTTGCAACTGTTTATAATGCCTTGTTTTTGGGGGGAGGTCCGAGCAAAAACGGAAGTTACCGAAACATTGAATTGATTCGTAATAATAAGGTGTTTAAAAATATTGACATCTATCGCTTTTTGGTCAGTGGAAACCAGTCGGATAATGTGGGTTTAAAAGACAATGACGTTATACGGATTCCAGCTTACACCAATAGGGTGACTGTTGAAGGAGAAGTAAAACGTCCGGGAATTTTTGAGATGAAAAAAGGAGAGAATTTCTCTAATTTATTGAATTTTGCTTCCGGATTCAATGAGTTTGCTTATACCGCATCGGTTAATGTTTTACAAAAAACAGGAAAAGAATTTAAGGTAGCCGATATACAAGCGGCACAATACAGCAGTTATATACCTTTGAACGGGGATGTGTACCGTGTTTCAAAAATTCTGAACCGTTTTGAGAATCGTATTATTATTCAAGGAGCAGTATTTAGACCCGATACTTATTCCTTCTATCAAGGAATGCGTGTTACAGATTTGATCCGTCAAGCCGAAGGATTAAAAGAAGACGCCTATTTAAAAAGAGCTCGTATCATTCGTTTAAAGTCGGATTTGACTTACGAGAATGTAACTATTGATTTGTCCAAAGCAATGTCGGGTGATTTTGAAGCGAATTTAGCTTTAAAAAAGGAAGATGTTTTAACGGTATATTCTGTTTTAGATTTCAAAGAAGAATATAAAGTTACCATTGATGGTGAAGTAAACAAACCAAATGTATATGACTATCAGGACAATTTAACCCTTAACGATTTGATTATTGCGGCTGGTGGGTTAACAGGTTCAGCCTCCAAACGTGTTGAAATTGCGAGAATGATCAAAGCTGAAAATATTGATGATACCAATCCTAAGAAAGTTGAATTGTTTACTATAGAAATCACACCCGATTCGAATGAACAAATTACTAATTTTGAATTGAAACCATTTGATGTTGTTAATATTAGGCGAATGGCTGTTACCGATAAACCAGAAATGGTCCTTATAAAAGGGGCAGTTGCTTACCCAGGAAAATATGTATTGGCCAATAAAAAAGAAAAAATCTATGATGTTATTGTAAGAGCAGGAGGATTAACATCGATGGCGAGTTTGAATGGAGTAAAAATAAAAAGACCTATAAAAGCAGCACAAATTGAAGATTTAGAAAATGTGAATTTGAATTTGGGTAAAAAAGACAGTATTCAAAACAAATTAGAAAAGAAACTCAAAGAGGATTTAAAATACGCCACCATACCTGTAGATTGGACTAAAGTAGCCAAAAATCAAACCGGGAATGCGAATGTTACGTTATTGCCTGGAGACGAAATTGAAGTTTCTACTTTCAATGAAACCGTAAAAGTGGCCGGGAATGTACTTTTAACTTCTGAGATTCCATACGTAAAAGGCAGGGGCTTTAATTATTATCTGGATGCCGTTGGCGGACTTGATGCTAAAGGATGGAGAAAGAATGCCTATATTATCTATCCTAACGGTCAAGCTGCAGTATCTCATAACATATTATTATTTTTTAGGTCAACTCCAACCGTTCTGCCTGGTTCCCAAATTATAGTCCCAGAAAAACCAGAAGTCAAAAAAATGAGTGCTGGAGAATGGGTGAGTATTGCTTCTGTGTTAGTGAGTATGGGCGTTTTGTTGGTGACAGCTATTAAATAAATCAGTTATGGGTTATCTGTTGTGGGTTATGAGTTGTCAGTTTAAAAGTTTAAAAGTTGTTTAATGAGTTTAGACAACAGAAAACAGATAAAAGAGAACAGACAACAGAGAACAGACAACAGAGAACAGAAAACTTACAACAGATAACCAATAAAGGTTAACCAAAAACCGATTACAGAAAACATAAAACCGACAACGGAAATATGGAAGAACAAATACCCAACGACGAGATTTCGTTAAAAGAATTGATAGAAAAGGCTAAGGAATGGTATAGCTATTTACTTTCCCAATGGAAAATCATTGTATTGGCAGGGATTGTAGGAGCTGCTTTGGGGTTAACGTATTCTTTGACTAAAAAACCAATTTATACCGCTACTTTGTCTTTTGCTTTGGAAGATGAAAAAGGAGGTGGAGCTGGAGGTCTAGGGTCACTGGCTAGTTCTTTTGGGATTGATCTTGGTGGTGGAGGTGGAAGTATATTTACGGGTTCTAATTTGACTGAGTTGTTTAAATCCCGCACCATGGTTGAAGAAACCTTAATGACTCCTGTTACGGTTAATGGAAAAGTAATTTCTTTGGCTGAAATGTACATTCAAAATAACGAATGGAGAGACAGCTGGAAGGAGAATCCTAAATTCAAGAACATACAATTTTTACCCAATACCAAACGTAAGTACTTTACTCGTGTGCATGATAGCATTTTGGGTATAATTTATCAGAATTTATCTAAATCTTCTTTAGCTGTGGCTCAAAAAGACAAGAAAATAGCTATTATTTCTATGGATGTAGCTTCAACCAATGAAATGTTTTCGAAGTATTTCTGCGAAGCGCTAGCCAAACAGGTTGGACAGTTTTATGTGACGACCAAAAGCAAAAAGGCCCGTGCTAATATGGAAATTTTGGAACGACAAACCGATTCCATTCGTGCCGAGCTCAATGGTGCTATTACGGGAGTAGCAGTGGCCAATGATAATACCTTTATGTTGAATCCTGCTCTTAATGTGCGTCGTACCCCATCTGCCCGCAGACAGGTTGATGTGCAGGCGAATACCGCCATACTGACTGAATTAGTGAAACAAACCGAATTGGCTAAAGTTACTTTGCGTAAAGAAACACCTTTGATTCAAGTTATTGACCGACCTATTTTGCCCTTACCGAAAGAACGTTTCGGAAAAGCCAAAGGTTTGGTGATGGGAGGATTTTTGGCTGGGTTTTTAACTGTTTTGGTCTTGATTGTGAGGAGGTTGTTGAAGGAGTTAGCAGGTTAAGGGTTTGAATTGTTTACAGTTTAAAGTTGTTTAAGGGTTTAAATTGTTTAAAGTTATTTAAAAGTTTAAAGTTGATTGGGCGTAACCGCAATCCCGATAGCAATCGGGACGCAAAGGAGTCGCAAAGAACGCTAAGATATAAGGGATGATTTTTCTTTTGTCCCGACCCTAACGGGAGTTGAAAAAAAATGATGAATTTTCGTTTTAAACCAGCCCTAAAGGGAACGAAAATTGAAGTATAGGTTTAAATTTTTGTTTTGCCTGCGCCCCATAAGGAAGCAGGGAAATATAGTTTAGAAAGAGGTTTTCATAATGGCACTCGACAATTTGATAAACGAAAACCAAAAAAATAATTAAATATGAAAACAGGAATAACTTTTAGTGCTTTTGACTTGTTTCATGCTGGTCATGTTAAAATGTTGGAAGAAGCCAAACGCCATTGTGATTATTTGATTGTAGGTTTGCAAACGGATCCTACTCTGGATCGTCCCGATAAAAATCAACCCGCACAAACAGTAGTGGAGCGTTACATACAATTGAAAGGATGTAAGTTTGTAGATGAGATTGTTCCTTATGCTACCGAACAGGATTTAGAAGACATCTTGCGTTCCTTTAAAATTGATGTGCGCATTGTAGGAGATGAATATCGAGAGCAAGATTTTACGGGGAGAATGTATTGTGAAGCGAAAGGAATTGAATTGTATTTTAATACTCGTGACCATCGGTTTTCGAGTTCGGGTTTAAGAAGGGAAGTTCATCAGAAAGAGTTGAATAAAAAATAAAAAAATAGGTTTTAGAATAAAGAATCAATCTGTTTTGCCAGATAGATAAAAATCATGAAAAATTACACTTTAAAAGTTCACGATATAAAAAAAGAGACAAAAGATACCATTACTCTTTGTTTCAAGCAACCTGGTTTAAAAAAGATTAAATATCAAGCGGGTCAGTATCTTACTTTGTCTTTTAGAATTAACGGGAGAAAATATACTAGACCTTATTCCTTTTCATCGGCACCTTCGGCAGATGCTTTTTTGGAAACGACTATCAAGCGCGTGCCCAATGGTATTTTTTCTAATTATGTGCATGATACCGTTCAAGTTGGAGATATTGTAGAAGTGATGGAGCCTATAGGTGATTTTGTACATACCCATGATGAGTTTACTAATCAGATTTATTTTTGGGGAGTTGGTAGCGGTGTAACGCCATTAATGTCGATTATAAAAGAAGTTTTAATTTCGAATCCATTGGTTCAGGTAAATCTAATATATGGAAATAAGAATTTTGAATCTACGATTTTTTTAGATTTAATTGACGACTTATTGAAACAGTATCCAGAAAAATTTAAAGTTTGGCACTTTCATACCCAATACAATCATGTTGAAAGACATCATTTTGTAAAAAGCGGGAGAATTAACACAGCATTCATCTTGGATTTACTTCAAGACACGGATGTTGAACAGACAAAACATTACATTTGCGGTCCAATAGATTTGAAAAATACCATCAAAGAAGCTTTGGGTATTTTAAAATGTCCGAAAGAAAACATTCTTTCGGAAGATTTTGAATTGATTAAAAATCCAAAAGATTTTGAAGATATCGTTACCCATACTATAAATATTCAATTTCAAGGAATTGATACCATAGTTGAAGTTGAAAAAGGAAAAAGTGTTTTGGAAGCTGCTCTTGATGCCGGAATTGAATTGCCGTATTCCTGTCAAACTGGAAGTTGTAATACCTGCAAAGGGAAATTAGTAGCTGGAGAATTGCGAATGATAGGACTTTCGAAAGAACGAGATGATTTGGAATCTGAAGATTTTTTATTGTGTTGCAGTTATCCTTTGACTGATGGTGTTTTTGTTGAAATAGCCCCCTAACCCCGAAGGGGGAACTTCGCTAGGTGGGTAAGGGTTGAAAGGAGTAGTGAATGGTGAATACTGAATAGAATGCAGAATAAAGAAAGTTTTAAGCAAAACAAAAAATAGAAACATAAAGATTTAGAGTTGAAAATTTATCCCTATACCTTTGGGACAAAAGTTTAAACCTAAAATCTAAAATCTAAAATCTATATATGAAAGTAGTCATTTTTGCAGGTGGTTTTGGAACACGCCTGATGGAAGAAACGGAAGCAAGACCTAAACCTATGGTAGAAATTGGCGGAAAGCCTATTTTATGGCACATTCTAAAAATGTATGAGCATTATGGGTACAATGAATTTGTGATTTGTTTGGGCTATAAAGCAACCTACATCAAAGAATATTTCTATAATTATTATTTACACAATTCGGATGTTACAATTGAATTAGCCAATAATAACATTAATGTCCATTATTCGGAAACTGAATCTTTCAAAGTAACTTTGATAGACACTGGATTGCATACCAACACAGCGGGAAGATTGAAGCGTATTGAAAAATATGTAACAGGAGAAACCTTTATGTTAACCTATGGGGATGGTGTAGCCGATGTCAATTTATCTGCACTTTTAGATTTTCATAAATCACATGGGAGGTTAGCTACTTTAACGAGTGTACAAGTACCTGGGCGTTTCGGAAATTTAGAAATAAAACCTCAAGGGGAGGTCGATAGTTTCGTGGAAAAACCAGCGGGCGATGGAATGTGGATTAATGGAGGTTTTTTTGTTTTAGAATCAGGTATTTTTAAATATCTAGAAGGAGATGTGGAAGATACACAATGGGAAAAGGAACCATTAGGAGCTATTGCTAAAGATCAACAGCTGGCAGCATACAAGCACACTGGATTTTGGAAATGTATGGATGCTTTAAGAGATAGAATTGAGTTAGAAGCTATGTGGAATTCCGGTAATGCAAAATGGAAAACATGGTAGAATC includes these proteins:
- a CDS encoding SLBB domain-containing protein translates to MRKIITAIVLFIALFQSSSLMAQDILKGSDLSTVRVDYLSDGDISKIKSQLQSNNVSIDQAESMALSKGMSATEFAKLKKRLAVPTKTISKQKKNDLDADQNNSEESERKQEKIENIKVKDSLNSLVFGSELFDNPTLNFQPNLKLATPVNYVLGPGDELQVSVNGVQEFDDTVPVTVEGKVNIQYVGQIAVSGMTIEAATQKIKGAISRIYSTVRSGQSQVSISLSRIRTIKVTIIGSKQPGNYSISSLATVYNALFLGGGPSKNGSYRNIELIRNNKVFKNIDIYRFLVSGNQSDNVGLKDNDVIRIPAYTNRVTVEGEVKRPGIFEMKKGENFSNLLNFASGFNEFAYTASVNVLQKTGKEFKVADIQAAQYSSYIPLNGDVYRVSKILNRFENRIIIQGAVFRPDTYSFYQGMRVTDLIRQAEGLKEDAYLKRARIIRLKSDLTYENVTIDLSKAMSGDFEANLALKKEDVLTVYSVLDFKEEYKVTIDGEVNKPNVYDYQDNLTLNDLIIAAGGLTGSASKRVEIARMIKAENIDDTNPKKVELFTIEITPDSNEQITNFELKPFDVVNIRRMAVTDKPEMVLIKGAVAYPGKYVLANKKEKIYDVIVRAGGLTSMASLNGVKIKRPIKAAQIEDLENVNLNLGKKDSIQNKLEKKLKEDLKYATIPVDWTKVAKNQTGNANVTLLPGDEIEVSTFNETVKVAGNVLLTSEIPYVKGRGFNYYLDAVGGLDAKGWRKNAYIIYPNGQAAVSHNILLFFRSTPTVLPGSQIIVPEKPEVKKMSAGEWVSIASVLVSMGVLLVTAIK
- a CDS encoding Wzz/FepE/Etk N-terminal domain-containing protein, giving the protein MEEQIPNDEISLKELIEKAKEWYSYLLSQWKIIVLAGIVGAALGLTYSLTKKPIYTATLSFALEDEKGGGAGGLGSLASSFGIDLGGGGGSIFTGSNLTELFKSRTMVEETLMTPVTVNGKVISLAEMYIQNNEWRDSWKENPKFKNIQFLPNTKRKYFTRVHDSILGIIYQNLSKSSLAVAQKDKKIAIISMDVASTNEMFSKYFCEALAKQVGQFYVTTKSKKARANMEILERQTDSIRAELNGAITGVAVANDNTFMLNPALNVRRTPSARRQVDVQANTAILTELVKQTELAKVTLRKETPLIQVIDRPILPLPKERFGKAKGLVMGGFLAGFLTVLVLIVRRLLKELAG
- a CDS encoding adenylyltransferase/cytidyltransferase family protein, with translation MKTGITFSAFDLFHAGHVKMLEEAKRHCDYLIVGLQTDPTLDRPDKNQPAQTVVERYIQLKGCKFVDEIVPYATEQDLEDILRSFKIDVRIVGDEYREQDFTGRMYCEAKGIELYFNTRDHRFSSSGLRREVHQKELNKK
- a CDS encoding flavin reductase family protein, producing the protein MKNYTLKVHDIKKETKDTITLCFKQPGLKKIKYQAGQYLTLSFRINGRKYTRPYSFSSAPSADAFLETTIKRVPNGIFSNYVHDTVQVGDIVEVMEPIGDFVHTHDEFTNQIYFWGVGSGVTPLMSIIKEVLISNPLVQVNLIYGNKNFESTIFLDLIDDLLKQYPEKFKVWHFHTQYNHVERHHFVKSGRINTAFILDLLQDTDVEQTKHYICGPIDLKNTIKEALGILKCPKENILSEDFELIKNPKDFEDIVTHTINIQFQGIDTIVEVEKGKSVLEAALDAGIELPYSCQTGSCNTCKGKLVAGELRMIGLSKERDDLESEDFLLCCSYPLTDGVFVEIAP
- the rfbF gene encoding glucose-1-phosphate cytidylyltransferase produces the protein MKVVIFAGGFGTRLMEETEARPKPMVEIGGKPILWHILKMYEHYGYNEFVICLGYKATYIKEYFYNYYLHNSDVTIELANNNINVHYSETESFKVTLIDTGLHTNTAGRLKRIEKYVTGETFMLTYGDGVADVNLSALLDFHKSHGRLATLTSVQVPGRFGNLEIKPQGEVDSFVEKPAGDGMWINGGFFVLESGIFKYLEGDVEDTQWEKEPLGAIAKDQQLAAYKHTGFWKCMDALRDRIELEAMWNSGNAKWKTW